The Chloroflexota bacterium genomic sequence CCGCACTGGCTGTAGCCGCGCTCAAGGAGAAAGAATGAAGGCTTTTAAGCGTCCTGACCGGGAAAGAAAAAGGAGAAATGAGTGAAGGTTTATAATACCCTGTCCGGAAAGAAAGAGGAGTTCAAGCCCGGCGGCGATGAAGTGAAGATGTATGTCTGCGGCGTGACGCCATACGATGACGCCCATCTGGGACACGCCATGAGCTATATCATATTCGATGTCATCCGGCGTTATCTCAGGTACCGCGACTACAGGGTGAAGTATGTGCAGAACGTTACCGATATCGACGACAAAATCATTGACCGGGCGAATAAGCGCAACATTTCAACTGAGGA encodes the following:
- a CDS encoding class I tRNA ligase family protein; translated protein: MKVYNTLSGKKEEFKPGGDEVKMYVCGVTPYDDAHLGHAMSYIIFDVIRRYLRYRDYRVKYVQNVTDIDDKIIDRANKRNISTE